The following coding sequences are from one Formosa haliotis window:
- a CDS encoding flavodoxin family protein — translation MKKVVIVGSSRNDGDTMVLVDELIKYSKWDLINLNNYNFSYYDYEHQNRNDDYLVLLEQIIMKYDTLIFVTPVYWYAMSGIMKVFFDRFTDLLTIEKELGRKLRGKKMAAISCSIGDNLGEHFWLPFSETARYLGMEYLGNSHAITGANNSPKIKEFIKLIEK, via the coding sequence ATGAAAAAAGTTGTAATAGTAGGAAGTTCTAGAAATGATGGAGATACTATGGTTTTAGTTGATGAATTAATAAAATATTCTAAATGGGACTTAATCAATTTAAATAATTACAATTTTAGCTATTACGATTATGAACATCAAAATAGAAATGATGATTATCTCGTATTATTGGAGCAAATCATTATGAAATATGATACACTTATTTTTGTAACTCCCGTTTATTGGTATGCTATGAGTGGAATTATGAAAGTGTTTTTTGATCGTTTTACAGACTTATTGACTATTGAAAAAGAACTAGGACGAAAATTACGAGGAAAGAAAATGGCCGCAATTAGCTGTTCGATAGGAGATAATCTTGGAGAACATTTTTGGTTGCCTTTTTCTGAAACAGCACGCTATCTTGGAATGGAATATTTAGGAAACTCTCATGCAATTACGGGAGCGAATAACAGCCCCAAAATAAAGGAGTTTATAAAACTAATTGAGAAATAA